The sequence below is a genomic window from Bombus pyrosoma isolate SC7728 linkage group LG9, ASM1482585v1, whole genome shotgun sequence.
aacgtaCACATATAACATTCTTAAAATTCTTCCGTTTCATTGATGCTTTtcaaaaaaaaacattttacacTCCAAACAGCAGTTTTCTTATCACTACAGAAGTTTATAGCGCCTAGTGTAAGCACAAACAGTAAGCACAATACAGTGCAGGTAGATTGTTATTAGCCAAATAAATGTTCTATGCATTTACTATATCCTTCACTTGAtaggaatatttcatttaatcaaacaattttaaatggaaataaatatataactatgaaaatttgaataaatagtagaatatagtaatttaaaggatattatttatatcaaaatataatatattgtaaatacatTTACTATAAAAACAGTGAATAATATCTCCATAAAGAAAATCACTATTAAAAATAGTTAGTGATTTTTATTCTGAATGTAAAGTTGGTTAAATTACggtaacaataaaataaatagtgcTCACTGTTTATTGAagacatttctttttcatttgaatatttatttaattttttttttatattataaccataataaactaaattgttcaataaattaaactaacTTTCACTCTCTTCCTATTTCTCTCGTCtgtaattgaataaaagaatacgagtatattttttcatacacATTATGTAAGAACTTCTTTCATTTGcagttttaaattattattcacgtAACTATGCGAAAATTCAAAACAGATATTAATAgattaattcaaaataattaaacatgtgtataattttatttttcacaacaaatgattattatttcttaacagaagctataaaatattcttttatatgttttatgttttataaactaatattaCACATAAAGTAatctattgaaaaataaattggcaGAAAAAActttaattcatatttgttCATGTTGAAACTACTTGTTATCTTTAAGAgcgaatttgaaaaatttctatgtttatacatgtatatataaaatgtttaatgattttcaaattaaatatatgtacatatatatttgaaaaaatgtagcAAAGTTACTGTGTTACTCGCATCTTAGCTGATGATAACCATATTAAACCTGCAAtattacgaaacatttttaaagaaaatagatCACTAGCAGGTTATATAGTGAAAACCGTGGTGAAAACACACGCGTCTTCTGAAGCGCCACCTTGCTCATTTCCGATGTTCTTTTCGGAAATGGCAGAAACGTTGCGTTTGTGCTGAGAAAACGTGActaagaataagaaagaatatttgatgGTCGATCGAGATCCAAGAGAGTACGagtgttatatattattattccattGCATATTGATGTACATTAAGGCTGTCGCGCAACGGTATGCAGCTGTCGAAGTAAATCGACCACAGTAACACGGATACAGAATTTTTCGCAGTAGTCCGTGGTCACGGGTATCCGGGTGCCGGCACATATCAATATAAGCGAGTACGAACGATTTAGTTATTGAAAAAATGGCGGCGGAAATGCTAAGCAAGAATCGAATGATGGTTTTTAAGTACAAAGGCAAAGATCAAGAAGTGAGTATCCGGTGTGTTCATCATTGTGCGCAGATACGTTGTGCGTCTGGAAACTTCGGCTGTCGTACTGACCGGATAAATCCAAGATTATTATGGGTgctggttttttttttttcaaatttctgcAATATATTTGCATACTTTGTTGCCCCATATAATGGATTGATCTCTGCATGTTTCTGTATATTCAGCTAGCATAAGATGCATcaatattgttaatataacTTTATCAAATACCGCAGTATCGTATTTTGAATAGAATCGTACTATTCCGAAACAAGTAGACAGTATCGTTACATTAACGTCAAATATAGCACTATCAAAGATAGACctgaacaaattataaaaaatatattatgagaaatataaagtcgagttattttattttgactATTTGTTTAAATCCTTATGAGTAAGTTATTAATAACTTACTATGTAATCTCATTATATCCTTGAGATAAATAATGCTTTTATGTATCTTTTCATTGCAATTAGAAATATTGAGGTTCTGTAGAATGTACGTGATATTTCAGTTTATctcatttaaaagaaattggtATATTGGACTATTTCCAAATagtaaaaatgttttgaaattcaactaaatttgtcataaaattttttaataaaattgtattggtttaaaaaaattctattgaaAGATACATATTCTATTATTGTTGTATTTGTAGGtaagtaaaatttacaaacataaatatactttGTTCTTTatagtacatttttttttttttgttatagaTTTGTTAGATGTTTTGTTTAGATTTTGAagttattatagtattttcgGTTAtgatactaaatatatattaaaactttaaaaattgtcGAATAAATATCACTTCCAGAAATTCatgcattattattaaagaacACAAAATGTTTCTATGTATTGTATGATTGTTACATGTTTTATTACATTGTACAAAacagaaacattttcattgtttaatatttcaatcttatttcaatataGATTGGTAAAATCatcataatacatatttcttaatttttaaagcaTAAAACACAATATTACAGTAATTAtgctatttttctataatgaaaatgtacttaatctatatcttctttttaaagtatatttgcattttaaagatattgaaatgCGACACACAGCAGTtgatttaataacttttaactggcaatatatcatatatttcaggaaatgagaagaagaagaaatgagGCAACAGTGGAGTTACGTAAAAACAAACGTGATGAGACTTtacagaaacgaagaaatgtGCCTATTACGGATTTAATaggtaaaaatttttaaaagaaagaatattaagtGTTGGTGATGTAACAACATCCTTTTCCAGATGAAGaagatattgataaaaataacattgatTTATCAAAAATCGATTTAAAGGAACTAGTGTCAAAAGCTGATAATTCAGATCCAGCTGTTAAATTACAAGCTGTACAACAAGCAAGAAAGTTACTATCATCAGATCGTAATCCACCGATTGATCGATTAATTGAAAGTGGCATTTTACCAATTTTAGTTAAATGTCTTCAACAACACAATTGGTATGATAGTGAATGACTTTGTGTATATACAAAGTGTTAATTATGACCTTGATTATAATcctaatttataatattacttaatatattattttttgtgagagtaaaattatatatactgGTTGTGTAAGATTTTATAGGtctagaaatttcattaattgtctttcttttaaaataggaatagaatgaaatacgtacataatagtttttcttaaaagttcgtttataatattacgttttcAATGGCAATGAATGCTTGGTTTTATCGTTtacaactttattattattaaatattaatataattttctttccagTCCGTCACTGCAATTTGAAGCAGCATGGGCTTTAACAAACATTGCAAGTGGAACTTCACCTCAGACGCAAGCAGTTGTAGCTGCTGGTGCAGTTCCACACTTCTTGCATTTGTTACTTTCAAGTCAACAGAATGTCTGTGAACAAGCTGTATGGGCTTTAGGTAGGTAAATTAAAGTAAACAATACTGTCATGTGGTATTGATGATCTTTTTTATTGTAGGAAATATTATTGGAGATGGTCCTCTATCTAGGGATTATGTTATCAAGCTTGGTGTTGTACAGCCATTGTTAGCGTTTATTAAGCCAGATATACCAATTACTTTTTTACGTAATGTAACTTGGGTAATCGTAAATTTATGTAGGAATAAAGACCCACCGCCACCTGTTAAAACTATTGAGGAAATTTTACCTGCTCTTAACGTACTTATTCATCACACAGATATCAACGTAAGTTAGACATTTAATACACTGGTAATTACATGTAgttattataaacaattttattatattcaaaataaattgtagATTCTTGTCGACACAATTTGGGCAGTGAGCTATTTGACTGATGGTGGTAATGAACAAATCCAAATGGTTATAGATAGTGGTGTAGTGCCTCGTCTTATACCACTTCTCTCGCACAAAGAAGTTAAGGTGCAAACGGCTGCTTTGAGAGCAGTTGGCAATATTGTAACGGGTACAGACGAACAAACgcaaattgtattaaattgtgatgcactttcatattttcccaATTTATTAACTCATCAGAGggagaaaatttgtaaagaagCAGTTTGGTTCCTTTCAAATGTAACTGCTGGCAATCAATCTCAGGTTCAAGCAGTTATAGATGCTGGATTACTGCCTCTCATTATTCACAATTTAATGAAtgtaagaagatatttttgttaaaattatcgaaatttgttaacttttatcgatgttatcattatatatttaccttTTTTATCAGGGTGAATTCCAAACACAAAAGGAAGCAGCGTGGGCAATCAGCAATTTAACAATAAGTGGCAATGAAGAACAGGTTGCGCGGATGATACAAGAAGGCGTTATCGCACCTTTCTGTAATCTCCTTGACTGTAAAGATACTCAAGTTGTACAAGTTGTTTTAGACGGTATACACAATATGCTCAAACTTGCTGGACCACAAGTTGAACAGTTGGCCAATATGATTGAAGAATGTTCAGGTTAGCCCTTGTAGCATTTAATGCCATGTACAACACATTATTTTgaagtatattaatttatattatgaaatttgtgtatttttgtaaatttttgtagGTTTGGATAAGATTGAATCATTGCAAAATCACGACAACATAGAAATCTATAAATTAGCGTACGAAATTATTGAGCAATACTTTTCAGAAGAAGTATGTACTTAttctattttcataattaatgaTTAGATTTTATTATGATG
It includes:
- the LOC122570702 gene encoding importin subunit alpha-3; this translates as MAAEMLSKNRMMVFKYKGKDQEEMRRRRNEATVELRKNKRDETLQKRRNVPITDLIDEEDIDKNNIDLSKIDLKELVSKADNSDPAVKLQAVQQARKLLSSDRNPPIDRLIESGILPILVKCLQQHNCPSLQFEAAWALTNIASGTSPQTQAVVAAGAVPHFLHLLLSSQQNVCEQAVWALGNIIGDGPLSRDYVIKLGVVQPLLAFIKPDIPITFLRNVTWVIVNLCRNKDPPPPVKTIEEILPALNVLIHHTDINILVDTIWAVSYLTDGGNEQIQMVIDSGVVPRLIPLLSHKEVKVQTAALRAVGNIVTGTDEQTQIVLNCDALSYFPNLLTHQREKICKEAVWFLSNVTAGNQSQVQAVIDAGLLPLIIHNLMNGEFQTQKEAAWAISNLTISGNEEQVARMIQEGVIAPFCNLLDCKDTQVVQVVLDGIHNMLKLAGPQVEQLANMIEECSGLDKIESLQNHDNIEIYKLAYEIIEQYFSEETNDTNLEPQVVESTFEFDQTTSISNEGFKF